A window of the Miscanthus floridulus cultivar M001 chromosome 14, ASM1932011v1, whole genome shotgun sequence genome harbors these coding sequences:
- the LOC136503563 gene encoding uncharacterized protein gives MAGDRIGHPLSSGACPVMEYADDTLLVLWAEINDVQHLKLCLDQFAQATGLKINFHKRTVSPMLPASLVETMVAALQCQQGSFPQTYLGLPLSNTKLRLSAFAPLIAKDKYLAGWKANLLSLAGRVVLINAVLDGLPTYAMGALFLPVGVKEALDANRRAFLGMDQTRPLGPNS, from the coding sequence ATGGCTGGGGACAGGATCGGGCACCCACTTTCATCTGGAGCTTGCCCAGTCATGGAGTACGCCGATGACACCCTCCTTGTGCTATGGGCCGAAATTAATGATGTGCAGCACCTGAAGCTCTGCCTGGATCAGTTTGCCCAAGCAACGGGTCTCAAGATCAATTTCCACAAAAGAACAGTTTCACCAATGCTGCCTGCTTCGTTAGTAGAAACAATGGTGGCAGCCCTCCAGTGTCAGCAGGGATCATTCCCACAAACCTACTTGGGACTACCGctctccaacaccaaactcaGGTTGTCTGCATTCGCGCCTCTGATTGCCAAGGACAAGTATCTGGCAGGATGGAAAGCAAATCTCCTCAGCCTTGCAGGCCGCGTTGTTCTTATCAACGCAGTGCTTGATGGCCTGCCGACATATGCCATGGGAGCCCTCTTCCTACCGGTGGGAGTCAAGGAAGCTTTGGATGCTAATCGACGCGCTTTTCTTGGAATGGATCAGACAAGACCACTGGGGCCAAATTCCTAG